The following coding sequences are from one Paenibacillus stellifer window:
- the istA gene encoding IS21 family transposase, whose protein sequence is MTKSMEQVHRIKELQLQQKGPYQIAQEVGMDPKTVRKYMAQEDFSPKPPALESRISKLDPYKSTIESWLKEDEQNRYKQRHTGKRVYDRLCQSVPEFDCSYPTVVRYVREIRKRQQLSKNGFLELQWHPGEAQADFGECDVILNGIRSVCRYLVVSFPQSNAAFVQCFLGETAECLSQGLMDVFRHIGGVPWRLVLDNATGAGRRIGESVRLTQLFQRFQSHFGFEVTFCNPASGHEKGNVENKVGYVRRNYFVPLPSAPSLPEWNTELLQMCDLDNLREHYKKDTPICDLFQADQAALLPLPRLPFEACRYVEVKTNGYGKFVLEGKHTYSSSPMYAEQDVMVRVSAHFIEPLDEAGEAISRHARQFGSERTDTVDWLTMLDSLIAKPAAWKNSVMRSQMSYDVRDYMDDLDRSGLRQALRMVKDLSDRYGLDVAVSSLQEAIVRRRADGLSVNTAVIAARMAGYGLDTAASPGPDMRLYDEALLPHPTTGGELYGPQ, encoded by the coding sequence ATGACGAAGAGCATGGAGCAAGTCCACCGCATTAAAGAGTTGCAGCTTCAACAGAAGGGGCCCTATCAGATTGCCCAAGAGGTCGGGATGGACCCCAAGACCGTACGCAAGTATATGGCGCAGGAGGATTTCTCACCGAAGCCCCCAGCGCTGGAATCTCGAATCTCCAAGCTGGACCCCTATAAATCCACCATTGAGTCTTGGCTCAAAGAAGATGAACAGAATCGCTACAAACAGCGTCATACCGGCAAGCGGGTCTATGACCGGTTGTGCCAAAGCGTTCCTGAATTCGACTGCTCCTACCCGACGGTTGTACGCTATGTAAGAGAGATTCGCAAGCGGCAACAGCTCAGCAAAAACGGCTTCCTGGAACTCCAGTGGCACCCGGGAGAAGCGCAGGCCGATTTCGGCGAATGCGATGTCATCCTGAATGGAATTCGGAGCGTCTGTAGGTATCTGGTGGTTTCCTTTCCCCAAAGCAACGCGGCTTTTGTCCAGTGTTTTCTCGGCGAAACCGCCGAATGTCTCTCTCAAGGACTGATGGATGTCTTCCGTCACATTGGGGGAGTGCCGTGGCGACTGGTGCTGGATAATGCCACGGGAGCCGGACGGCGAATCGGGGAAAGCGTACGGCTCACTCAACTGTTTCAACGCTTCCAGTCCCATTTTGGCTTTGAGGTCACCTTCTGCAACCCGGCCAGCGGCCATGAAAAAGGCAATGTCGAGAACAAGGTCGGTTATGTGCGCCGAAATTACTTCGTCCCTCTGCCGTCGGCGCCGTCCCTACCCGAGTGGAACACCGAACTGCTCCAGATGTGCGATCTGGACAACCTGAGGGAGCATTACAAAAAAGACACACCCATTTGCGATTTGTTTCAGGCCGACCAAGCCGCACTGCTGCCTCTCCCCCGGTTGCCGTTTGAAGCCTGCCGCTATGTAGAGGTGAAGACCAACGGCTACGGCAAGTTTGTGCTCGAAGGCAAGCATACCTATTCGTCGTCACCCATGTACGCGGAGCAAGACGTCATGGTACGTGTGAGCGCTCATTTCATTGAACCGCTGGACGAAGCCGGTGAAGCCATCTCCCGGCATGCCCGGCAGTTTGGCAGCGAACGGACGGACACCGTCGATTGGCTGACCATGCTGGACTCCTTGATTGCCAAACCTGCCGCCTGGAAGAACAGTGTCATGCGCTCTCAGATGTCCTATGATGTGCGGGATTACATGGACGATCTTGACCGCAGCGGGCTTAGACAAGCTCTGCGTATGGTCAAGGATCTGTCGGATCGCTATGGACTGGACGTGGCCGTGAGCAGCCTGCAGGAAGCGATTGTCCGCCGCCGTGCCGATGGCCTTTCCGTGAATACAGCGGTCATTGCCGCCCGGATGGCAGGCTATGGACTGGATACGGCAGCCTCGCCGGGGCCGGACATGCGTCTTTACGATGAAGCTCTATTACCTCACCCGACGACAGGAGGCGAGCTCTATGGACCGCAGTGA
- a CDS encoding DNA-directed RNA polymerase sigma-70 factor has protein sequence MKEKITEADVVKHYIPLVVRECKNSYKGLEAEDRITEGRVALIHAIRTYSTQFGCFEDYLLTQLKIIMNQKNKEAWAVKRIESIFSLDAPVRTHNESHTHLEFIRSIPYDDTTIDVDIFMGKLSSLESRVTHLLINGNDLKKISDELRLSSGQVESIMEQLQSRAKQYLDVDKK, from the coding sequence GTGAAAGAGAAAATTACTGAGGCAGATGTCGTAAAGCACTACATTCCGCTGGTCGTTAGAGAATGTAAAAATTCATATAAAGGTTTGGAAGCAGAAGATAGGATCACAGAGGGTAGGGTGGCTCTTATCCATGCTATCCGTACCTATAGTACCCAATTTGGTTGCTTTGAAGATTATCTTCTAACACAGTTGAAAATAATTATGAACCAAAAAAACAAAGAAGCATGGGCTGTTAAGAGAATAGAATCTATTTTTTCTTTGGATGCACCAGTGCGCACTCACAATGAATCTCACACACACTTAGAATTTATAAGATCAATTCCATATGATGATACTACTATCGATGTGGATATATTTATGGGGAAATTATCATCCTTAGAAAGTCGAGTTACTCATCTTTTAATTAATGGGAATGATCTAAAAAAGATTTCTGATGAGTTAAGGCTTTCTTCGGGACAAGTTGAATCTATTATGGAACAACTTCAAAGTAGAGCTAAGCAATATTTAGATGTAGACAAGAAATGA
- a CDS encoding VOC family protein translates to MSIRLNPYFVFNGNTREALYFYEKALRGSVVGIMTFGDLPEDPNHPLTDEMKNLVMHAHLKVGDADLMFSDTFPGTSHQADGDTVQIAIHPTEEAVAREIFAALQDGGQVVMPQQKTDWSPLYGIVKDKFGVTFQVNVPGEQPQG, encoded by the coding sequence ATGTCAATCCGTTTGAACCCGTATTTTGTCTTTAATGGGAACACAAGAGAAGCTCTGTATTTTTATGAAAAAGCGCTGCGCGGGAGTGTGGTCGGGATCATGACGTTCGGGGATTTGCCGGAAGATCCGAATCATCCGCTGACCGATGAGATGAAAAACCTTGTGATGCATGCGCATTTGAAGGTTGGTGATGCAGATCTCATGTTCTCCGATACTTTTCCGGGTACGTCGCATCAAGCAGACGGGGATACGGTTCAGATTGCCATCCATCCTACAGAAGAAGCAGTCGCACGGGAGATTTTCGCTGCACTGCAAGACGGTGGTCAAGTGGTCATGCCCCAGCAGAAGACGGATTGGAGCCCTTTGTATGGGATTGTTAAGGACAAGTTCGGCGTTACTTTTCAAGTGAATGTCCCAGGGGAGCAGCCACAGGGATAA
- the istB gene encoding IS21-like element helper ATPase IstB: protein MDRSEIRSEISRFCRQLILSQNAVRLCDVEATPKQEEFVHQVFREELEHRERMRKLRLFQRAAFPIRKTLEGYELNALRLPSGLSTDELTSCQFVRDKKNLVLYGPVGTGKTHLAIALGVKACELGLSTRFFTAASLVTRLSESKRAGSLERTMKDLEKAELVILDEWGYLPMDREEAQLLFQVIAASYERRSLVLTTNLEFSKWGSIFTDDQMAAAMIDRLAHHGQLIVFEGESYRLKHALMRQK, encoded by the coding sequence ATGGACCGCAGTGAAATCCGCAGTGAAATCTCACGGTTTTGCCGACAACTGATTCTTAGCCAGAATGCCGTGCGCCTGTGCGATGTGGAGGCGACGCCCAAGCAGGAAGAGTTTGTACACCAGGTGTTTCGAGAAGAGCTCGAGCACCGGGAGAGGATGCGGAAGCTCCGTCTGTTTCAGCGTGCCGCCTTTCCCATCCGTAAAACGCTGGAAGGCTATGAACTGAATGCCTTACGCCTGCCCTCCGGGCTGAGTACGGACGAACTGACCTCGTGTCAGTTTGTCCGGGACAAAAAGAATCTGGTGCTGTACGGCCCCGTTGGCACCGGAAAAACGCATTTGGCGATTGCCCTAGGCGTGAAAGCTTGCGAACTTGGGCTGTCCACCCGCTTTTTCACGGCGGCGTCGTTGGTAACCCGCCTTAGTGAAAGCAAACGTGCCGGGTCGCTGGAACGAACGATGAAGGATTTGGAGAAGGCGGAGCTTGTGATCCTGGATGAATGGGGATATCTGCCGATGGACCGGGAGGAAGCCCAACTGTTGTTTCAGGTGATTGCCGCCAGCTACGAACGCCGCAGTCTGGTTCTGACCACGAACCTGGAGTTCTCCAAGTGGGGCTCAATCTTTACTGACGACCAGATGGCTGCCGCGATGATTGACCGGCTCGCCCACCATGGACAACTGATTGTCTTTGAAGGGGAGAGCTACCGCCTGAAGCACGCCCTGATGCGCCAAAAGTAA